One part of the Peromyscus leucopus breed LL Stock chromosome 19, UCI_PerLeu_2.1, whole genome shotgun sequence genome encodes these proteins:
- the LOC114709737 gene encoding LOW QUALITY PROTEIN: interferon-inducible GTPase 1-like (The sequence of the model RefSeq protein was modified relative to this genomic sequence to represent the inferred CDS: inserted 1 base in 1 codon; deleted 1 base in 1 codon), with product MGQLFSNTSKDEDSGDLLSSFTKYFKKIKTENKIISQETIRLIEFHLKRGNIREAQSVISDALKNIDNTPINIAVTGESGGGKSSFINALRGVRDDEKGSAKVGVTETTMKRTPYKHPKIKTLTLWDLPGIGTMKFPPKDYLEKVKFQEYDFFIIVSATRFTKLELDLAKAIRIMKKNYYFVRTKVDIDLQNEKKCKPCAFDRENILQQIRSSYVNSFRDNNMDAPQIFLISNHNLSDYDFPVLMGSLIQDLPNQKRHNFILSLPNITEAAIDRKHKSMQQFIYLQTSLLELFTVLHVPGKECDXEKLAASLNHYRVLFGVDDTSLESIAKDSQVPVEQLKKIIKSPYLFETKNRETLEEKFVQYLEKLYNDKLLVIDPDIEKIFYFQRVFLDTVTEDAKVLLRETLKKLVQTQPIHSH from the exons ATGGGTCAGTTATTCTCTAATACATCTAAGGATGAAGACAGTGGAGATTTGCTGTCCAGCTtcactaaatattttaagaagattaagacagaaaacaaaattatttctcaGGAAACCATTCGTTTAATAGAATTTCATCTGAAAAGAGGAAACATTCGGGAGGCACAATCTGTAATCAGTGAtgcattaaaaaatattgataacACCCCAATCAACATTGCTGTGACAGGAGAGTCTGGAGGAGGGAAGTCCAGCTTCATCAATGCACTGAGAGGGGTTAGAGATGATGAGAAAGGTTCAGCTAAAGTTGGGGTAACAGAGACAACCATGAAGAGAACTCCATACAAACAC CCTAAAATTAAAACTTTGACTTTATGGGACCTGCCTGGCATTGGAACTATGAAATTTCCACCAAAAGATTATCTGGAGAAAGTGAAATTCCAAGAATATGACTTCTTCATTATTGTTTCTGCCACACGTTTTACAAAACTTGAACTAGACCTTGCCAAAGCAATCAGAATTATGAAAAAGAATTACTACTTTGTGAGAACCAAGGTGGACATTgatttacaaaatgaaaagaaatgtaaaccaTGTGCCTTTGACAGAGAAAATATCCTGCAGCAGATCCGAAGCTCCTATGTGAATTCTTTTCGTGACAATAACATGGATGCACCACAGATTTTCTTGATTTCCAACCACAATTTATCTGACTATGATTTTCCAGTTCTGATGGGCAGCCTGATTCAGGATCTTCCTAATCAAAAGCGCCACAATTTTATACTTTCCTTGCCTAATATCACAGAGGCAGCCATTGACAGAAAGCACAAGTCTATGCAGCAGTTTATCTATTTACAAACCTCCTTACTTGAATTGTTCACTGTTCTTCATGTACCAGGCAAGGAGTGTG AAGAGAAGCTGGCAGCAAGTTTAAACCACTATCGAGTCCTCTTTGGAGTGGATGATACATCCTTGGAATCCATTGCTAAGGATTCCCAAGTGCCTGTtgaacaactgaaaaaaatcattaaatctcCTTATTTGTTTGAAACTAAGAATAGGGAAACATTAGAAGAAAAGTTTGTCCAATATTTAGAGAAATTGTATAATGATAAGCTCCTTGTTATAGATCCTGATATTGAGAAAATCTTTTACTTTCAACGGGTTTTCCTCGACACAGTGACTGAAGATGCCAAAGTTCTCCTTAGAGAGACATTGAAAAAACTAGTTCAAACTCAACCTATCCACAGCCACTGA